From the genome of Crocosphaera sp. UHCC 0190:
TACTTCTATCCATTCTTGGTGCATATTATGTTTGGTGATTTCTTCCACTTCTACTGGTCGAAAAGTTCCCACTCCAACGTGCAACGTAATATAAGCTTGTTCAATGCCTTTATCTTGTAATTTTTGTAATAATTCTTCCGTAAAATGTAGCCCTGCTGTTGGTGCTGCAACCGCCCCTGGTTTTTGGGCATAAACTGTTTGATATTGCTCAGGGTTAACCTCAGATTGAGTCACATAAGGAGGAAAAGGAATCTGTCCAATTTTTTCAATTTTTTCCCAAAATAAATCAACAGAAGACACTTCAAATCTTAATAATCTACCTCCCGTTTCTTCATCCCTTTCTAAAACTGTTGCTTTGAAAAAAAGATCTTCTAACTTATCTTCTTTACCTTCCCCAAACCAAATTTCACTGCCAATTTTAAACCGCTTTCCAGGTTTCACCAATGCCAACCAACATAAGGGGGCTTTCTCTTCTAATAATAAGATTTCTACTGGGGCTCCAGTGGATTTTTTGCCATAAAGTCGTGCGGGAATGACACGGGTATTATTAAAGACTAATAAATCCCCCGGTAACAACCATTGGGGTAACTCCCGAAAGATACTATGAACATGAGTTGTGGTCGAATTAACCACCAGTAAACGTGAACTATCTCTAGGGGTAACGGGGGTTTGGGCAATTAATTCTGGTGGTAGCTGATAATCGTAACTGGATAATAAGTAATCCTTATTCATAACTCTTTCCAATTGACCTTAATTTGTTATATGCTGTTAGAATATAAAAAACAAATACACAACCTGTTATTGTTTACCAAATTTGTCTAATAATCAATATTTTTATGAAAGTCCTGTATCCCTGCAATGATCAGGCTTTCTGAGTAATTGGGTATTTCCCCCCATGTTACCGTGCAAAAGTTGGGGGTAGTTCCCTACCACAAATGACACAATTATTGTCACACTAGAACTAGAGGAATTGCTCGGCAGATGAATAAGGGGAAAACAATGGACTACATCTATTTTCTAGCGAATGCAAGTTTGACACTACGGGTTATTGAATACCTACAACAGAAATATAACTCGTTGCTTTGTTCGATGACCGTAATCCATCAAATCAATGGCTGGATCATCAAAGTTAAGTTTAGACAACCGTTGACTCCTCAACAACATGGTGATTTTAAGGCCTTTATGAATGAGTTGGGTATCCCCTACGAATTGGAAATTCGCCTACAAATGGTTTTCTGGAGTTTGGAAACAGGACAATCTCCCATCGATGTGATGCGTCGTTATCAAGTGGCAATTGTTTCTCATGGTTCTCCCGATAGTAATGATATTGAGGCATTTCGTCAACAATTTACCAGAGGCTTAGGATATTGTCCTGAAACTTTAGCTTAAGTTTTAGGCAGGACTGACCAGGATCGCCAATGTTGCTACACTTAGGATTAACATTAATCCCCCTGGCATCCATTTACGGGTTTTAATGAATCTGATGGCAAAGACGACTATCAGCAAAATGGTTGTTATTTGTGCTAGTGTCAGTCCCCAGGAAATGTTTTGTAATTGAATTATGGCAGCACTGATTAAGAGTAAACCTGTTACTACACCAGAAATAAGAGAGGGTTTGCTCTTAGCCTTGGCATAACCAATGATACCACCAACCAGTAGAATAATTCCGTATAAAAAAGCAGCTAAAACGGTTAAATTCATAAATTAATTGCTGGTAA
Proteins encoded in this window:
- the queA gene encoding tRNA preQ1(34) S-adenosylmethionine ribosyltransferase-isomerase QueA — translated: MNKDYLLSSYDYQLPPELIAQTPVTPRDSSRLLVVNSTTTHVHSIFRELPQWLLPGDLLVFNNTRVIPARLYGKKSTGAPVEILLLEEKAPLCWLALVKPGKRFKIGSEIWFGEGKEDKLEDLFFKATVLERDEETGGRLLRFEVSSVDLFWEKIEKIGQIPFPPYVTQSEVNPEQYQTVYAQKPGAVAAPTAGLHFTEELLQKLQDKGIEQAYITLHVGVGTFRPVEVEEITKHNMHQEWIEVPEITVKKIQETKAKGGRIIAVGTTAVRSLEGAAKVAEMQGKQGLIAFRGKTDMFIYPGYSWRVVEGMITNFHLPKSSLLMLVSALIGRERLLELYQEAIAEKYRFYSFGDGMLILPSN
- a CDS encoding TMEM14 family protein, with amino-acid sequence MNLTVLAAFLYGIILLVGGIIGYAKAKSKPSLISGVVTGLLLISAAIIQLQNISWGLTLAQITTILLIVVFAIRFIKTRKWMPGGLMLILSVATLAILVSPA